The sequence ACATTCGCTTTGGCTAGATGGTATTTTGCACTACCTTCTTCACCTTCTGCTGCGTGGCAAGATGCACAACCACCGTTTTGGAATACATTTACAAGATCTGCACCAGGGATTCCATCAATCTCAGGGGTTGCATAGTAGTGGAAGTAGTTACCCACAAATCCGCGGTCTTTTTGACCTTCTGGTGGAGTTAACCATTCGCTGTTATCAACAGGATTAAAGCCTGTCATATGGCAAGAAGCACAAGCTAACCCTTTATGATGCTTGAAGTTTGCGGCATCAACAGGGCCTTTAGCATCTGTACTGTGGCAAGATTGGCAGCTTCCAATATCGACTGGCAGAGTGACACGTTCAGACACATCTTTACCTGCACGATATTGTGGGTAGCCATTCTGAGCTGCTGCTTTAGCCATAGTGCCGCTAAAGTCATAGGCCGTACCACTATAACCGACCATAGTATAGGTGCCTTTGTGGATGGCATGGACCATTGCGCCCATATCCAGTGATGCACCCGTTTCTGGATCTTTACTATAGCTAGTGTGACAAACTTGGCAGTTGCCAATCGCAATACGTCTACCACCGTGAAGTGCAAGTGGTTTAGCTGTTGCAGAAGTGTCAGCATAGTTTGTACTGTGACATTTAATACAGTTAGCTTCTAAATCAACCACTGTGCGAGTTTCAGTGGGGTTAGCCACTCTGAAATTATCACTTGGTAAGAAGTCGATATGCGTATTGATCAACTTAGCTGATTTGCTTCCGTCTGTTTGAAGCTCTAAGCTGATGCGGTGTATCAAGGTCGGGTCGTAACTTAAGTCAAGACCTTCAATAGGTGCTAATGTGCTTAAGTTAGTTTGGAACGTGTAACGATAAACACCGTTGTCCACAACTTTTAAGCAATTGGTTTTACAGCTAGATTCTATGTTAGCTTGAATGGCGTCACCAGGGGTGAACTTGACTTCTTTCGTCACGTCACCTTCGGTGTAGCTATAATTTGCTAGGCTGCGTGCGGGATCTGCGGCTTTGACTGCGTTGATATAGCTGATCCATTGTGGCGCTTTATAACCTTTACCACTTTCTGGCGCGAGTTTTGCGATACCTAAAGCAAGTGCATTTACTTGGGCATATTGTTCTAAGCCCGTTACTGGTACGCCATTGGCGTTGGTCAGTACTATATCAACGCTGGTTGTACCGCTTTCAATTTTTACATTTTCAAGACTGGCTTTAAGTGTTGTCGCTTGAGCGATATCTAAGCCAACTGGGCCTGGTTGCCCGTCGGGACCATCGTTACCATCACTGCCACCGCAACCTGCGAGTAGGAGTGAAAGTAAACCGGCACCCAACATCGCTTTGGTTGCGGTATTGAAATTGAACCGTTTCATCATGATATTTCCCTGCAATAGTTGTAATCATCATCAAATGCATAGTAAATAAGAATTAATCTCATTAGGTGCATAAAATGTGTGGAATTATTTTCCACTTGTAAGGCTAACGTAAGTCACTGGTATTTATCAGTCACTTTAGGTGGGTAATGTGATTGAGATCTGACTATTTCTTTAGGGGTAGATAAAGTACTAGATGCTTGCATAAAATGAGTTCCTTTTTATCCATAGTGATAGGCCATTAAGACCTGCAACATAAGGGCCGATTCGAGAGCGCTTGAGTTCAGCTATGCATCGATTTTTTACTTCATCTATTAGGGTTTAGTGCCGTTTTTACGTTATGGATTGCTAAGGCTCTGTCGGTATCATGCTGACATTCAATTTGATGGTTTTTGTATCAAATATCCAATCTGCTGCTGTTTACTCACGCATTCTTTTGTTACTTTTTATTTTTATATTGCTAATTTAGCACCGCTTAAGGTTAGAGTATTTTTATGATGATTGCGTAACAAAATTTATACTTTTTGATTGTAAAGATAGATGATTTTTATCGTGATAGTGGTAATTGCTTGTGTCAGTAAAATCGAATTTAGAATAGGTTTACTTTACGTTTCATTAACCTTTTGGGCGTTTACAGGCGTCCATGATTGCTTGAGAGGTATTTTTATTTTCAGTTGGTCGTTTATTCATTGGGATTTTTATCACATAATACCCAACACAATTGAAAACTATTATCGTTACCAGTCAAAAAGGTTGATCTAGGTAAAGTTATTAGCAATATCGCTCAGCTACAATAGGCGCAGTTTTTTCAAGCTTGAACCTGTTGCAAGGTGGAATACGTAATGAAGTTAAGCGAACTTAGTCCCGGTGACCGTGGCATTATTTCTGAAATCGGGCGTTTGGATTTGCCACAAACAGTAAAGCGCAAATTATTATCTATGGGTATCACGCCAAATACGCGATTTTCCTTGATTAGACGAGCGCCCATGGGGTCAGGTTTAGAACTGGATATTCGTGGCAGTAAACTTTGCATGCGTAGAGATTTGGCAGACATCATTGAGGTGGAAAAGGCGAATGACTAAGCAGTTTCATTGCGTCACAGTTGGTAACCCTAATGCGGGTAAATCGACACTCTTTAACGCACTCACGGGTGCGAATCAACAAGTGGGTAACTGGTCTGGTGTGACCGTTGAGAAAAAGACCGGACATTTCACCCTAAATGGTGCTGATGTTTATTTAACTGATTTACCAGGTATTTACGATTTACTTCCCGCAGGTAACAGTTGTGATTGCTCCCTTGATGAACAGATTGCCCAGCAATATTTAGCTGAGCAACGTATTGATGGCATTATTAACTTAGTCGATGCCACGAATATTGAACGCCATCTATATCTTACCGCTCAGTTGCGTGAGCTTGCTATTCCTATGGTGGTGGTACTGAATAAAATTGATGCGGCCATTAAACGCGGCATTAAAGTTGATTTACAGAAAATGAGCCAAGAGTTGGGCTGTCCTGTCATTGGCGTGTGCTCGCGTGATCCTGCCGATGTTGAAAAAGTGCAGGCTCAAGTGCTTGATTTGCTACAAGGGCGAGTTTCTGAGGCGCCACTTATGCTCGATTATGATGAGCAAATTGAAGCGGGTGTACAGTTACTTTGTCGTAAAGATCCTAATCTTAGCCGTGGTCGGGCACTGGCGATGCTTGGTAATGGTTCTGGGTGTGGTAGTTGCAAAAATGCGGAGTTGCAGAGTGAGGTTAATGTTTGCACTCAACTGATTGCACAACAAGGACATGATATTGAAGTCATGGTGGCGACCACACGTTTTAATTTTGTTGAGCGTGTGTTCCAAGGTTCTGTGAAGGCGGATGGTTTCCTTACATTAAGCGATAAACTCGATAAACTCGTATTGCATCCTGTGTTTGGCATTCCTGTATTTTTGTTTGTGATGTACTTGATGTTTATGTTCAGCATTAACATCGGCAGTGCCTTTATCGATTTCTTCGATGTGTTTGCGGGCGCCTTATTTGTCGATCATTTTGGTGCTTTCTTAACGAGTATGGGATCACCAGACTGGTTAGTCACCATCTTAGCGGGTGGCGTTGGCCAAGGTATTCAAACGGTATCCACTTTTATCCCTGTCATTGCAGCCCTGTTCCTTGGTTTGTCTATTCTTGAAAGTTCTGGCTATATGGCGCGTGCGGCGTTTGTAGTTGACGGTTTAATGCGTCGTATCGGGCTACCCGGCAAAGCTTTCGTGCCTATGATAGTCGGGTTTGGCTGTTCAGTGCCTGCCATTATGGCAACACGCACCTTAGGAAGTGAACGTGAACGAATCGTCACTGGTATGATGGCGCCTTTTATGTCCTGTGGTGCACGTCTACCGGTATATGCGTTGTTTGCTGCCGCTTTTTTCCAAGATTCAGGGCAAAATTTAGTCTTTTTACTCTATATC is a genomic window of Shewanella putrefaciens containing:
- a CDS encoding OmcA/MtrC family decaheme c-type cytochrome; protein product: MMKRFNFNTATKAMLGAGLLSLLLAGCGGSDGNDGPDGQPGPVGLDIAQATTLKASLENVKIESGTTSVDIVLTNANGVPVTGLEQYAQVNALALGIAKLAPESGKGYKAPQWISYINAVKAADPARSLANYSYTEGDVTKEVKFTPGDAIQANIESSCKTNCLKVVDNGVYRYTFQTNLSTLAPIEGLDLSYDPTLIHRISLELQTDGSKSAKLINTHIDFLPSDNFRVANPTETRTVVDLEANCIKCHSTNYADTSATAKPLALHGGRRIAIGNCQVCHTSYSKDPETGASLDMGAMVHAIHKGTYTMVGYSGTAYDFSGTMAKAAAQNGYPQYRAGKDVSERVTLPVDIGSCQSCHSTDAKGPVDAANFKHHKGLACASCHMTGFNPVDNSEWLTPPEGQKDRGFVGNYFHYYATPEIDGIPGADLVNVFQNGGCASCHAAEGEEGSAKYHLAKANVTKSVRDEYAYKLGNGTFDVSGNKLTFTVQWHSDVAPKDDKAVKELWLVAAALDGEYKIGYKSSTFGSHPGRFSVNLVKEYPAITMVQDGKTLTYTISGITQPDMIALKRGTLSAKLFVCADPTETKAVDCTDTTVTNKTEVIIAANQANFASATAGDPAFVARTVVASEAKCANCHGKQADFSVSHSRVRPTGAADSGCSSCHTSQPNTAVNLTDGSCVSCHNDSLTAANSTGHSANRAKAFSRGFDFKVMVHQIHANTRSGRFGNYTTDITFPENVANCAVCHDKGQLSLAKLGDKHVFNASTGEYSPTVAACASCHAPTAEGNSAVIGHFENNGGMYNGTAGTYTPGSETCATCHGEGKAFGVDKVHPVKY
- a CDS encoding FeoA family protein, whose amino-acid sequence is MKLSELSPGDRGIISEIGRLDLPQTVKRKLLSMGITPNTRFSLIRRAPMGSGLELDIRGSKLCMRRDLADIIEVEKAND
- the feoB gene encoding Fe(2+) transporter permease subunit FeoB, which codes for MTKQFHCVTVGNPNAGKSTLFNALTGANQQVGNWSGVTVEKKTGHFTLNGADVYLTDLPGIYDLLPAGNSCDCSLDEQIAQQYLAEQRIDGIINLVDATNIERHLYLTAQLRELAIPMVVVLNKIDAAIKRGIKVDLQKMSQELGCPVIGVCSRDPADVEKVQAQVLDLLQGRVSEAPLMLDYDEQIEAGVQLLCRKDPNLSRGRALAMLGNGSGCGSCKNAELQSEVNVCTQLIAQQGHDIEVMVATTRFNFVERVFQGSVKADGFLTLSDKLDKLVLHPVFGIPVFLFVMYLMFMFSINIGSAFIDFFDVFAGALFVDHFGAFLTSMGSPDWLVTILAGGVGQGIQTVSTFIPVIAALFLGLSILESSGYMARAAFVVDGLMRRIGLPGKAFVPMIVGFGCSVPAIMATRTLGSERERIVTGMMAPFMSCGARLPVYALFAAAFFQDSGQNLVFLLYIIGIFAAIGTGLLLRSTLLPGTSSAVVMELPSYELPKLKAVMVRTGKRTKSFILGAGKTIVLVVTLLNFINAIGVDGSFGHENSQASLLSVASQKVTPVFAPMGLEQDNWPATVGIITGIFAKEAVVGTLNSLYTSAVPEDAELAPLMDSFNEALATIPANLFGLDLEDPLKLSVGDVSNTEVAAESQGVANSTFSALQSGFTTKIAAFSYLLFILLYTPCVAAMGALVNEFGSRWATFAATWTFSLAYGSATIVYQAATFNEHPMQSSLWIGFFLLALAGFYLWLKRKGRRTQQIIPGIRIITE